One window of Quercus robur chromosome 5, dhQueRobu3.1, whole genome shotgun sequence genomic DNA carries:
- the LOC126728499 gene encoding stemmadenine O-acetyltransferase-like — translation MAMNVEIISKEIIKPSSPTPHHLRKFKLSFIDQLAPLFHFPIIWFYDSKKFVDVEPFERSRLLKESLAETLTHFYPLAGTLINEEFSINCNDKGVDYIQARVLCKLSQAIHNPNGNDLIQLLPFEPDNSCNDFGKEVLLAVQYNIFECGGVAIGVCISHKLADGISFVNFVNAWAGTCRGESEVISPIFDAHIHFPPRDITAFKPNEGYISKEKIVTRRFVFNKSSIAALRREASAAFGPEDRVASRVEVVSAFIWMRIMVMARTRTTKPKQVAAVLAVNLRERMVPQLPEHSFGNLARSAIAAETPVEMEKDYHFLVRQLRKAILEINAEYLKKLQDGPVGDLYFLGKKDKQFQNGEIESCKFSSWCRFPVYEVDFGMGKPSWVCCPGICCKNTVVMMSTKDGDGIETWVNMKEEDMAMFENDQELLSYPS, via the coding sequence ATGGCGATGAATGTTGAGATAATCTCCAAGGAGATAATTAAGCCATCATCTCCAACACCCCATCACCTTAGGAAGTTCAAGCTTTCCTTCATAGACCAACTTGCACCTCTCTTTCATTTTCCTATCATTTGGTTCTATGATTCTAAGAAATTTGTGGATGTTGAACCATTTGAAAGGTCTCGTTTGCTAAAAGAGTCTCTAGCTGAAACCTTAACTCACTTCTATCCATTGGCTGGAACACTTATTAATGAAGAATTCTCCATCAACTGTAACGACAAGGGTGTAGACTATATTCAAGCTCGAGTCCTATGCAAGCTATCACAAGCGATACACAATCCAAATGGCAACGATCTAATCCAATTGCTACCATTTGAGCCCGATAATAGTTGCAATGATTTTGGAAAGGAAGTTCTCCTAGCTGtccaatataatatttttgagtgtgGTGGAGTTGCAATTGGTGTGTGTATCTCACATAAGCTTGCTGATGGAATATCTTTTGTCAATTTTGTTAATGCATGGGCTGGCACATGTAGAGGAGAAAGTGAAGTTATAAGCCCTATTTTTGATGCACACATCCATTTTCCTCCAAGAGATATAACTGCGTTCAAGCCAAATGAAGGctatatttcaaaagaaaagattgtGACCAGAAGGTTTGTGTTCAACAAATCAAGCATAGCCGCACTAAGAAGAGAAGCCTCTGCTGCATTTGGTCCAGAAGACAGGGTTGCATCACGCGTTGAGGTCGTTTCAGCATTCATATGGATGCGTATCATGGTGATGGCTCGGACAAGGACAACAAAACCTAAGCAAGTAGCAGCAGTTCTTGCAGTGAACCTGCGAGAGAGGATGGTTCCACAACTTCCAGAGCATTCCTTTGGGAATCTTGCGAGGTCTGCAATTGCAGCTGAAACACCGGTTGAGATGGAGAAGGATTACCATTTTTTAGTGAGGCAGCTTAGGAAAGCTATCTTGGAAATCAATGCTGAGTACTTGAAGAAACTACAAGATGGCCCTGTTGGAGATTTGTATTTTCTAGGGAAAAAAGACAAACAATTCCAAAATGGTGAGATAGAGTCCTGTAAGTTTAGTAGTTGGTGTAGGTTTCCTGTGTATGAAGTTGATTTTGGTATGGGAAAGCCCAGCTGGGTGTGTTGTCCAGGCATTTGTTGTAAGAATACGGTAGTCATGATGAGTACCAAAGATGGTGATGGAATTGAGACATGGGTGAACATGAAGGAAGAAGACATGGCCATGTTCGAAAATGACCAGGAGCTGCTCTCATATCCTAGCTAG